A single genomic interval of Schistocerca americana isolate TAMUIC-IGC-003095 chromosome 2, iqSchAmer2.1, whole genome shotgun sequence harbors:
- the LOC124594046 gene encoding glutamyl-tRNA(Gln) amidotransferase subunit C, mitochondrial, whose amino-acid sequence MKILTQLIVKEYVFGSVARFLSSKVPQKPVYSVTEKHSLPPETKIDQNTIELLERLSLVDFANERGIEQLEEAIRFADQIRLVDTTDVDPLITVLDMSLYLRDDKVTEGNLRKDVMANASVTEEEYFVAPTGNIPFTPRDKKSEE is encoded by the exons atgaaaatactgacACAACTGATTGTAAAGGAATATGTCTTTGGGAGCGTTGCAAGATTCCTGTCTTCTAAAGTGCCACAGAAACCAGTGTACTCAGTAACAGAAAAGCACTCACTCCCACCAGAAACAAAAATTGACCAAAATACCATAGAACTTCTTGAAAGATTGTCACTAGTAGATTTTGCAAATGAGAGAGGGATTGAACAACTTGAGGAAGCTATAAGATTTGCAGATCAGATTCGATTGGTTGATACCACAGATGTGGACCCTCTCATAACGGTTCTTGACAT GAGTTTATATCTTAGAGATGACAAAGTTACAGAAGGAAACTTGCGGAAGGATGTGATGGCAAATGCTTCTGTAACAGAGGAAGAATATTTTGTTGCTCCTACAGGAAACATTCCGTTTACACCAAGAGACAAGAAATCTGAAGAATGA
- the LOC124595067 gene encoding DNA polymerase subunit gamma-2, mitochondrial, with protein MQKILQICERHSLAKPIFSENSLYCMKFGPVGELLKKFLCHEWLHANVISSEIGVFPHYVSRSDAGHTIHDLKEAYEYVRNLNSGQLPFGVVVETPNLCADKYCEKQQHILDESLYFYPKKCTFLKTFMFVAPSKATHFYYQWQRHRKMWWRKFSACPSRFVLSDVQNNEKSQSVHIQANFPWGSQNVETLSYWTTADQDLAIRTVFEAKDGRKKVTPHIVESTLSVERAVFTFLCDGYDETAFAGLPREVMRFHRKLAPFKLSFSASASSSSAGEELNQLAVYLTKQTRDSGISTLLLPDLVKKSLESQFVRNDELGIPYTAVLNDTSLKNGIITLRNRDTTLKEQVHISKLREYMEKILKNY; from the exons ATGCAGAAAATATTGCAGATATGTGAAAGACATTCACTGGCAAAACCAATTTTCTCTGAGAACTCTTTGTACTGTATGAAATTTGGGCCAGTTggtgaactgttgaaaaagttttTATGCCATGAATGGTTACATGCCAATGTGATTAGTTCTGAAATAGGTGTCTTCCCTCATTATGTGAGCAGAAGTGATGCTGGACATACTATTCATG ACTTGAAAGAAGCATATGAATATGTGAGAAATTTAAATAGTGGACAGTTGCCATTTGGAGTAGTAGTTGAGACACCAAATCTCTGTGCAGATAAATATTGCGAGAAACAGCAGCATATACTTGATGAAAGTCTATACTTCTACCCTAAGAAATGCACATTCTTGAAAACATTTATGTTTGTGGCACCCTCAAAGGCAACACATTTTTATTATCAGTGGCAAAGACATAGAAAAATGTGGTGGAGAAAG TTTTCAGCCTGCCCAAGTCGTTTTGTCCTGTCTGATGTACAAAACAATGAGAAAAGCCAGTCAGTGCACATTCAAGCCAATTTCCCATGGGGCTCACAAAATGTGGAAACACTAAGTTACTGGACAACAGCAGATCAAGACTTGGCTATCAGAACTGTGTTTGAA GCAAAAGATGGACGGAAGAAAGTTACACCTCACATTGTTGAAAGCACTTTGTCTGTAGAACGTGCTGTATTTACATTCCTTTGTGATGGATATGATGAAACAGCATTTGCTGGATTACCAAGGGAAGTAATGAGATTCCACAGAAAGCTAGCACCTTTCAAATTGAGCTTTTCTGCATCTGCATCAT CTTCATCTGCAGGTGAAGAACTAAATCAGCTTGCAGTTTACTTAACAAAGCAAACACGTGATAGTGGAATTTCGACATTGTTGTTACCAGATTTGGTTAAGAAGTCTCTTGAATCACAATTTGTACGCAATGATGAACttggcattccatacactgctgtACTTAATGACACGTCACTGAAGAATGGCATTATAACTCTCAGAAATCGTGACACTACTCTGAAA GAACAGGTCCACATAAGCAAACTGAGAGAGTACATGGAGAAAATTTTAAAGAACTATTAA